The genomic window AGATCATGATGATATAAATCAGAAATGTAGTTGTTAGCTATGAACTGCATGCTCTCTACAGTTTAAGCCTTTATTTTGACATTCATACATAACTTTTTCCTGTTCTCTTTCTATTTTCAACATGATGTGGTTCTACTGAAAACTCAACACAATCTTCTTTCAACTACAACTGGTTGTGAGAGATTGGTTCATCAGATTAGACTGATAGGCTGACATGATAAATTGACATTGCCTACTTTTTTTAAGTAACTAGAATTACTATATTGTGGTTAAATCCCTACGCCAGCCATTTCGGTCCAACGCGTGTTTGTGATAGATGTAATAAAATTCTTTTCTGAGACACAGCATTGAAAAAAGTGACGTCACAGTGACTTTTTGAGCCTTTCCAATTCAAATAGACTTTCCCAATTCCCACTAGAAGCTGAGTACATGTCAGAGAACATCTTATCCAACAGAAGAAATCAAGATCAAGAAATGGATTCCTATTTTTATGAAATTGCTAAAATCTAGTTACACTGCATCTGGTGTTGATTTTATGTGCAGTCACTGTATAACCACATTTATTACAGTCTCCTGTAAGTCTATATAGAATTGAACATAAGGCCCTCCTCAGTTGCTATCAGTGCCATAGATTTACCTTAGTAGCAAAAGTCATGGTACCTACGTATACTATTACTATATTGCTTGTTTCTGATATTGTTGTCTTCACACAGGAATGGTCACCATACTGTCCCCAAACACTACAGTGTGCTATGAGTGCAGCCCAGtgttaaaatgtacttttgaGGAGGCGACAGACAGTGCTGGCTGGACCATGACCCACAATGGTCAGAACTTTGAACTCAACAATGGTACTGTGGTCCAACTGGACAAAAACTGTACCACACCAGAATCCAACTCTTGTACTGCACTTACACTCAATAATGTCACAGGTGCCTGGGCAGGCAAGTACAGAAGtttcacattcatgtttttttccataaattaaaaaacactggCAAACCTCTGTTCAGTTCATTAACATCTTGCAAGCAGATATATTATAATTCGAGTGATTATTTGTTGATCTGGAGTTTTTTAATTACATCTTCCTTTCCCTGTCAATCACCAGTGTCACAGTGTCAAGCACAGTAAATTCCAGTTTAGCTATATGCAGTTTAACTTCAAATCTATTTTTAGGTATCTATGAGTGTAGATTCACCAAGGGTTCAGTGAGACACACAGCCAGGACACAACTGAATGTGGCACTCCTCCCTGATGTGATCAGCATAGTGACTAGTCCTTTCAAAGCCGACTGTTCACAACAGCAGACTGACAGTGTTAACATTAACATCTCTATCACCATCCCACAAACTACAGAGAGCTATGAGGTTTGGTGGAGCTACAGTGGTAAAGTGGAAAATCCTCTAAATAACACATGTAAGTTGTTTAGAGATACTACAGTATCTCTAAAATGTATCTCTTGACTTTATTCCTGTTTTCTACAGCACAGCAGCATGTTTCTTTAACTGATGCCAGCAGCCAACACAAATGAAATTTAACTACATTCTTTCAAGATAATTGTAATACCATTCAGAACCATTAACCATAACCACTGAAACTAATACCCTCCTTTCATTACAGCTTATAATGATTCCCTGGTCTATACATTCACTGCTCCCATCAGTTGCAAGAAAACCTCTGATGCACAATATGTTGATGTAACTTTTGAAAACACCAAAGGCCAAGAAAGAAGCACAAGAGTGGACATCCCAGTGATTTATGGTctttaaggttttttttgttttgttttgttgttttttttagattgtACCtgctttaatttagtttagtcagtAGTATAATATTATATCCTCTATAGTCAGAACACTTAATGTCTTTGTTTGGAATTACATAATTTTGGTCTGTCTACGCTAACATGAACTAATGATTGCCTACATTTTTCTGTAAGTGGGTAGCATATTTTGCAGTGCGGATGTGACCGATGGAGACCTCTGGCCAAAAACCCCAGCTGGAGCCACTGTGATAAATCGGACGTGTGCAGATCACAGAGTTGGCTATAATTCACGTACTTGTATTGGCCCTGACTGGCAGCCGGTCTACTACAACTGCATCAACCAACAGTTGGACAcacttttaaataaagcaaatgtgAGTATGGACTTACAGCTGACAGCACTCCGTGACATTATAAGTTTCTAGTTGACCTTTGTATTAATGATTTCCATGCAAATAATAAGCATCgaacttgtaaaaaaaaaaaagaaaaacaataataataataatctaacaATTCCTTGTTCAGGTAGTACAAACACAATATACTTCTGTCCCTTTAGCAAGTAACCTTTTGGTATACCGAGATGAACTTAGCTGACAAGATGTTGAAAACTAAtggttttattctgaaatagtTGAAAATCTGATGTCTTTATTAGCTTCCATATGAGACTTCTAGCTTGCAAATGTTTATTGAAAAGCTCACGTTACTGTTTGTTAGCAAAATTCAGTATaacaaaaaacaccatttaCGTCTGAGGGTCCCCCAGGTGGGGGACCTGGAGAAgcattttacaaacacagtgtgaaacaatGCACTAACCACAAAAGAATATCATTTTGctgcacattaaattaaacagaagaACCTGGGCTAAAagtatatataaatgttttatacatgCATCAAATACAGctcaaatgccaaaaaaaaaaaaaaaaaacatttttgcaccACTTTGTTGTCTTGGAAAATTGTCTTGGCTGTAGTAACTAGAAGTGTCTGGAAGAAgtctggaataaaaaaaagtcagttgTGAATGCAGTTCAATTATATGTCATTGTGAATCATTATCTACAGACAAATGATTGTCTAATGTTGCCACCATAGATTTGGCTAAATGTTTGCCAGCACCACTTACTCACAACCTCTGTTTGTCAATAACCTGTGATACTACGCACACTGCAATGTCAAGTGGGTTTGACaccaaaatacagtaaatgcttATGGATAGGTTATGTACAAATTAAGAAGGTTGGGGTTAGGAAAACACCATGTTTCAACCATCCACCCACCCCAGCCTCCTCCTTACAAGGACTTTTATACTTACACTTGCATTTACAAGAAAGAGTAAATGAACTGTTTTCAAATTCctgttttctgcataaattggtcatgatATGTGATGATATCTTCACCAAAGACGCAATATTTTTAAGCTGATGAAACACAATCAAGATTGGGCATTTCATATTGTCATTGAACACACTCAGTAAGCATACAGAGTGATGACGTGACAAAGTAGGTGTAACACATTTTCAGTAACTGGTTGAACCCTTTTTGGCAGCAGTTATGTCAAGCAAGCACTTCCTGTGCTGTGGAATGCATCTGAATAATgtccaggaggaactttggaccatCTCCATTACAGATTAACATCAGCTCAGCCATATTCTCAGAATGTCTGAGagatgtaaacattttttttcatgaCATTCCACAGAATATCTATTGGGGTTAGGTGTGGGTTTTAACCAAGGCACTCCAAACGGTGGATTTTGTGTGCCTGAGGTCATTCTGTAAaagatttactttgatgttaAAGGTTATTGTCATGCTGCATCACCCAGATTTTTCTAAGCTTCAGCTTATGGACAGCCTCTCTTGCATTATCCTGTTGTATACCTTGATAAAACTAAGAAATCATTCTCCCTACCACAATGACAGGCAGTCCAAGTAAATCAtgatgctccctgaaccacacTTGGGATAATTTTTTCATCTTGGTACGCGTCTCTTATGACTTAAATAACTGGACCactgtgaaattattattttcagttgaTTCATAGTTCTCAAAGTTATAACATGTATTACTCCATATTAAGCAAACTGACATTTCGGACATGTAGAAACCATCAGAAACCATCAGTTCTGTTTACTTCAGTTAGTGTGCAGCATCAATTAACTTAAAATTATATTGTGTGTGCTATTTTGAGGCCGTTATATGGTAAATACGGTTTcacaatcaattcaattcaaacaaTATGGAAGAAGGTTGAGTGAACTCTAAAATTATAACCATGTAACAAAAGCATTTGTGCTTTTATGgagaaactgtgttttctgtttccagaaCTTCCTGCAGGGACTCGGGGCAACACAGGAGGGAGCCATGAACATATTTCAAGAACTTATGAACAACTCTGCATCTGCTTCCAGTGACAATATTGCCGACATTACTGCATCCATTAACATTTTTACCATAATGGCCAATGCATCAAATAATATTTCCTTGCAGGAGGAAGTCTTGCCTGTAAGCCACCACTGATTACCAATACCTTAATAGTACTAGATAGAGTTTCGACTTCTCAGCACAAAATCAAACTTGGGTTCCTGGTTGTTTCCAAAGGCTTTAACAGATGATTTCTTATTATCACGTCAACTCCATGTGAAATTGCTGTCACTTTAGAAATCGCTCAGTCCTCACATTTCAATTCAATCAGTTGTCAGGACTCTTTAAACCTTATTTCTTATGATTATCTCTTATAAATGACAATGTATGATACCATTGAGGTGTGCACCTTCTGCTAGTTAACTAGTGAAGTAGTTAACTAGCTTAACTAGTTAACTAGCTTAACTAGTTTCTGTCTGCTAAAAAGATAggtctgttttgattttttgttgtttttttgtttgtttgtttgttttgttttgtttgtttgtttgttttttgcctttaaCCTTAATAAGTTGTGATTTAAATTGGATTTTTAAAGTACTCATAAAGCTCTCTAAAACTCTTGTGTTTTGGGCTAACATAAAGTTCAACATGTGAGAAAAATTGTATCTTGACATTGattttctgatattttcttttcttttagaatTTTATCAATGCAGCAAGTAATTTGTTGAGCAAGACCTGGAATGCCGTCAACACATCTACTCTTCATAGCATGTCATTAGATTACCTTCAATCTCTGGAGGCTCTGGTGAGAAATATTAAGTTCAACAAAAGTCAAGGAGTCATCAGTACAAACTTACAACTCAAATTCTGTTCCAGTAGTGaatgtaatttgtttgtgtttgatgttggtgtAAATATGAACAAGACCAACGGGACACTGAAAACTGTTGCTGTGAAAAATCTAACGGATAGATTAAGAAACATCTACAGCAACATGACATCTACCAGCCTCTTATTATCAGCCACACTGGAGGACAACAATGATCCATCAGTAAGAATAGGACTGAATTTCCCCAATGACCAGCTGAAAAACACTAAAGAGTGGAACAGTTCAGTTGAAGGATGCAGTGTGTTGATTTATAAAAACCACACATTGTGTGGGTGCAGCGTAGGGAATTCATTGGGATCACTTTTATCCAAGAAAGGAAAATCTAAATTTGCCGTAACCATGGATATAATCACCAATGTGGGTCTGGGTGTATCCGTCTGTTGCTtgctcatcctcctcatcattgAATCTCTAGTGTGGTCGGCTGTGGTCAAGACCAATCTTTCACATTTCCGTCACACAGCGATGGTGAACATCGCCGTGTTCCTCTTGCTTGCTGACGTCAGTTTTTTGGCTTCTACATCTCCTGATATTCTCTCTGAGACCTGGTGCCTAGTGTTGACCGTATGTAAACACCTGTTTTATTTGGCCATGTTTTGCTGGATGCTGTGTCTGAGCGTCATGCTCGTCCACCAGCTCatctttgtcttcagcccactGAGGAAAAGAGTTTTCATTGTCTTCTCCAGCTTTGTGGGCTATGTTTGCCCGGTGCTCATAGTGGGATCCAGCTATTTATACGCCTACTACACCAATAGCCCCTACTATGATAAGGAAACGTGCTGGCTAGTTTTTGAAAGACTCATGGTGGGCTCTATGCACGCTTTTCTTCTCCCTGTGGGAACAGTTATTTTCACAAATATCATTTGTATATTAGTTGTTATTGTTAAACTGGTGAAGTCCTCTGTCCTACATATCAGcaatacagaaaacaaagacacagccaAAAGCATCCTAAAAGTTGTTGTCGTTCTAACACCTGTCTTTGGAGTAACATGGATTATTGGCTTCTTTGAACTCATGTTGAGCCCAGACCATCCCATGCATGATGGGGTTGAGTTCTGTTTCATCATCCTCAATTCCTTTCAGGTAATTTGACAGCAACCTTTACACCAAACATAATGTTGACATTAGGGCAGCACCAATCCTATAGTAGTATCATAGTACctatctatataatatataatctcCCAATGCAAATAATCAATCTGATAACAGTGGCACAAGACAAGACATAAGAGCCTCAAATTAACTTGTTAAACATTAGAGTGGCAATGTGGTTAATGACAGTAAAGGGATTAATAAGGTAGAAGCAAGTAAAATGcatgaaataataaagtgaTATGTCCGGTTTGGTCGCATCAACTACTCATTATCAATTATGGCCAATATTGGCATTACTCGATAACATCAGATACTGACATCTGATAACATCTtgttttaatacagaaaactgTCATTGAACTTTAACCACGTATATAAAGAAATGCTAAACAATGAGATGTACAATATTTTATACAgtaatttttttctgtttcagggtgttttcattttgctaaCAGGTTGTTTTACAGAGCAGAAGGTAggtttgtcattttatcagCAGGCTCGATGTCTAGTGGTCACAAGCACAAAGAATTGAACTATTGCAACAAACCAACAATGCCTTGATGCTGCAATATTTACCTACTGTATGTCATGGGAGGCATGGGTTTCACTCCTGGGAGCTTATCAAAAGATTCCACCAATGGCCAAGCATGTTGTCAATAATTGTGTCAACAATTGTGTTGCTTACTATTTAACAACTATCCAATTTATAACAAACAGGTTAGACAGAAACTGTTTAAGATCATCATGAGGATTTTACCAGTAAGTGTAGTCTTCATTCAAAATTAGACTTTTAAACTCATGGAAATGTGCGTAATAACTCTGTTTGCTTCTACTttcaggaaaaaataaaactgaaaaggaaaaccACAACTAATTTGACTTCGGTTACATTAACTTAAATCAAGACCAAGGTCAGTGAtatgttgttaataataataataatctcattTATATGTGTGTCCATGGAAGATACTTCAGTGATACAAAATAAGTAAGCAGGTTTTCATAATGCTTATGATGTTCACCATGTTAGTAACTACTTATGCTGTATATGCAACTTAGaactaaacacaaataaataataaataataccaTACCCGTAAGCTCCAGCTGTGATTTCCATGCACAAGTCAGCCAAagatttgtaattttaaaactCTTTTAGAACACAGTTAAGAATAAAATACAGCACCATAGTTGTAGAATTTATCTAAACCTGACCTAGAAATTAtgattgaattaatttaaactgttttacatttctaaaatattCTAAATATTCTAAAACATTAGCTTCCCCCTGTCACTCGTGGATCACATATGTCATATGTAATCCTaagatatttttactttttacagatttttaagcaaatttagtttttatactgATGATTTACCCAGTGTTAGTTTTCATGCTGAACCCAGTCTGATAATCTTCTAAATAATCATCTCTACATTTCAGATTGTGAAGATGGAAACTCACAATACATGCATGCAGCTCTGCTTAAAGCCTACAAGAGAAGACATCTAggaatttattttgtgttagaTTATAGATCATAGATAGTTACAGAtaagtagttgttttttttaagcttaaTAAATGGAACTAGTGTCTCTGCAATGTTTTTTGAATTGTTGATGATTGTATCGTAGCAGTCCTTCACACATTAAATCACATCCTGCTTTCCTGCATTATATGCAAATAAAGTTAATGAATCTATTAAGACAccatttattcttttaaaaataaatgcagaggacaTGTTAGTtctctaaaatgtgtttgactgaGCTCTCTTGATGACAGTCAAGATGGCCAGAGTCAGAACTACAGTCCCAGCTGCACCACCAACCAGCGCTCCCACAATGCCTCTGTTCAAGTTCATTTGGTCACATCTTTTACCAGTGTAGTACATAGTCTGACTTGTTGCACAcctgaaaaggagaaaacagacacatatgtttttattatgaacATTTCTTTCATAAATCATGATTAAATGCTCTTAACAATAAGTGAACTTTACCATTAAAAAGGTTAATTCCCCAACATGATAATTGTGGCCAGTAAATGTGAGTGGCTAGTGATGTCGGAAAACCAGTAGCCACATTAGCTAATGTGCAAAAAACTTAATGTCAAACCATGGACTCATGGCTCTAGTTTTATAGTTACAGcgaaaacaagaaaataaaaaatctatcTCTAAAAGTGGGCACACAACCTGTTGTGTCAACTCCAGCTTTAGCCCATCACTAATTTTAACCGTGAaagttaatttactgtaaattgatttaaagtgacagtggaaaaaaattGTCCTCACTTTTTCAAACATTGTGTCCATGTTTCGAAAAATAATAATCTAGtaatgaacatactgtacactttaCAAACACGCACCTGCAGGTGGCTTTCCCCTtgccctccacacacacacctccattAAAACATGGATTGGGATGACAGGGGTTGGCAGACcgtgcttctctgtgttttggAACGTCCTGTCTCAGTTTCACCATGTTCATTGGCTTTCCGTCTGTAATATCATTGTTTCCGTTGGTTGGTATCACCGGTACCTCAGTCTTGATCAGGTGGGTTAAATCTAACAATAAAggtaaattttaaaaaaaggttaaaagcTTACAATAGCATGGCAAGCTTGAAATATAGGAGAAAAGAGAGTGAATATTTAAAGTTGTGTGTTGTATCAGAAATTAGAGCATAAATTGATCTAAAATGAAATTTGACAAATCATgattagaaatacatttaaaaatagttgGTCAATGTGAGCATGTTAAGAGATAATATTTTCTGTCCTCACCATTGAAGTCAGCAGTAATGATAAGGTCGTCGTTCTTAAGGAAGCTCCGTCTGCGCAGATGCTGGTGAGAAATGAATGTGCTCCAGCCAAAGTCTGTACCGCGGTGGCACTGGCAGCTGTCATCCCACGTTGCTCCTGATGTGGCTGTTGGTCTGTTCCAACGAGCGTCAGCATCTGAGGTGGAAATCAGTAAAGACAAACATTATCACTGCAACAGAAGGCATTTGTACCACATCTGGATTTGTGGTGTTACAGATGGATTGGTTTGAGTCAAACCACTACACGTGAAAGGGGCCCTAACCATATATCAACATTAAGcttttcaacttaaaaaaactcATAATTCTTAGATTGCTATGATTGAAGCCTACCTGTGGTGAAGCTTCTTGTAGAAGACATTCTCAATTTGACATCTGGGTCCTGGTCCAAGGCAACAATGGTAACCTGCCTGTTCATGGCCGGCCACTCCATCACTGCATCATTTTCCCCACTGCAGAGGTGCATGGTCATGCCAACATAGTCGGAGTAGGCATCATCTCTTCCATTTGGGTAAACACTGATACCAAATGAGTAGCCCTCTGGATTGTAGAAGCACTCGCTTGTAAGTGGAGTGCCATTGGGAGTGGTGGCAAGGAGGCTGGTGAAATTGTGGATTTGCCAGACAGCACTGGGGCAAATGGTCTCAGTAAGAGTGATGTCATCAATTAAGATGGCGCCCGAGGAATTGGATGATCCTCTGATGCCTTGGAAGAAATAACGGAACTTCTCTGATACTTTGAGAGTAACGTGGGCAATTTTCCAGGCTTTGTCTCCATCACCTGGGAGACAAAATGCAGATGATTTAGCTTCCAACGTAATATTCATGTCTTAAAATCATGTAATAAAAGTTCTAGTGCAACACTGAAAGAAATAATAGTTGAAGGTTTAGCATAAGTTGTGATCTTGGCATTTAAGAATGACAAAATACCGGTGATGGTGTGGATTTTCTTGACATTGTGTACAGTCCCCGTCCCATCATCAGTCCTGACCCATATCACCAGTTTGTCCCCAGCTGCTCCCGTCATCTTGTAGAAGAAGTTCAGGCACTGTTCATGTCTTTTGGGGTACAGAATTCGTGACTCGAGCAAGGCACTGCTGCCAACCACACCGGAAGATGTGTCAAACTTCATGAAGTAGCCagaatctgaaaaaaaaaagcagtgatcAGTACATATTCTGGTAATGACCCCTTTTCACtgaatttactgtaactgtacagtatttttaattttctgtactATAAAATCCTCTTTTACTCAAAATCCCAATATTTGTATTCataagaagcaaaaaaaaacatgttagaaCTTATTTATAGATTAATATAATGTGGTTGTAAAGacttataaaatatatatacttgtatatacttattaaatataataagtATATAGGTAGACTTTAggtatatatttataaataaattatatttagatGCCAGGGCAGAATGTCTGTCTGTATATGTATAAGACCTCTGTATAAAATATGTGGTGTGATAGACTCCATTGTTTgaataaaagatgttttcttcagttttcacTGAGATTAATGTTTGGTGTATCTAGAAAAGAGAATTTGACCAGTACCTCTGCAGCGCCCTGACAGTGTGTGATCGGTATCAGCAGGACTGCTCAACATCTGTACCCAATCTGCATTGTCATCCTCGTTCTGGATCATTCCACAGATGTTGTTTAGCTCAAATGAGCACTGGTCCAGAAGGGTGTGCGTGTTTGCTGCAACAAAACCGTGATCAAGTCACTCTACAAAGTTTAAAGTCAGGAATAATTAGTTAGCCACTGGCTTGAttgtaatgatttaaaataCGCAATTAGGAACTTTATCCAAAAACAATATCTGAAGACATGAGGTAGATCATGAGTATACCAGGGGTTTTCAATCCTGGTCTTCCAACCATCTCAGCCCTCACCACAGGAGGAGGCACTCACCACAGTCGTACATGCGGTTGAGTCTGGTGATGTCTACAGCGCTGAAGTCTAGTCTCTGCCCTATGACATCATTAAAAAATGGTATGGTGGCTGTGATCGTGGGGATGCTTTCATTCTTGTTAAAAGACAGGGGCCTGTAGTGCATGATGGACTCGTAATCATATGGTGTGTTCAGGTCAGTGATGAAGTCATCCTCATACTTATTGAAATTGTGCTCCTTCCCTGTAAGGAGAGGGTAACACTGTCACTGACAAGTGGACAGTTAAGTATATAAACTCCTTAAACATTACTACTAcgcaaaatgttttcaaaatggCATATAGTCTTCTCACCATAAATACTAATAACTGTGGTCTTGAATATAACTAAGGTTAAGTATTGCTGACCCACCTTCTTCAATCTGGTCCCACCAGATCTTAACATAATCATCTCTGTCTGCGCGAGACTGTTCGTGGTAAAAGCCCAGAGCATGCAGGAGTTCATGCTCCACAATGGCCTTATTGTCACACCTCTCCCCAATGGACACATTCTGTCCTTTTTTATCATCCCCAACATATGACCAGCATCTGAAGTGACAGAATAGAAAATTCAACATTTAAGCTAATGAGCTTTAAACAGCATTTGATGCCTTGAAAGCGTGGCCCATAAAATTGCGCAACAGCCAAGATGGTTACTGAGACAATGCAAGAGCTCACCCAGAGAGCTTGGTGAAGGAGATGTAGGTGCTCTCACCCTCGTAGGGTTTGAAGTCCACGCAAGATCTCAAACGGTATTCCTCAAAAGCCTGGAGGATCACACCTTTAGCATTTAGCTCTGCAGCAAGAGAAATGACTGTCCCAGtcagaaaatgtttcacttaaTTATCAAAATTGAAATGTATTCCATGATGCACAGCGTACCTAATGAATCAGTTAATATAAAGGGAATGGGAAACTTCCATCTTCTCGTTTCATCGAGGATTGCATTTCTGCTGGGCTGCAAGACGCATTGACAACACAATATACAGGTTTTATGTTGTTGATAGACATAAACTTTATACAAACTGTACACTTACATTACCAGCGATGTCTCCCTCAAACAGGTGTTTTAACtctagaatttaaaaaaaggattttagTTTGTATGGATATcatttaacataacatttaaatgatatgacagaaaagtaaaagtatacCTCTGTTGATTTCGGGTATGTCGTCCCTCAGTTCACCTGCATCTGCATTATCACCTGGAAGTTACATTTTAGTTAAAGCTAAAAAGTAA from Anabas testudineus chromosome 24, fAnaTes1.2, whole genome shotgun sequence includes these protein-coding regions:
- the mep1a.2 gene encoding meprin A, alpha (PABA peptide hydrolase), tandem duplicate 2 — protein: MGSTDSLLKITLLIGIFLAVKVLAAPTLNGDNADAGELRDDIPEINRELKHLFEGDIAGNPSRNAILDETRRWKFPIPFILTDSLELNAKGVILQAFEEYRLRSCVDFKPYEGESTYISFTKLSGCWSYVGDDKKGQNVSIGERCDNKAIVEHELLHALGFYHEQSRADRDDYVKIWWDQIEEGKEHNFNKYEDDFITDLNTPYDYESIMHYRPLSFNKNESIPTITATIPFFNDVIGQRLDFSAVDITRLNRMYDCANTHTLLDQCSFELNNICGMIQNEDDNADWVQMLSSPADTDHTLSGRCRDSGYFMKFDTSSGVVGSSALLESRILYPKRHEQCLNFFYKMTGAAGDKLVIWVRTDDGTGTVHNVKKIHTITGDGDKAWKIAHVTLKVSEKFRYFFQGIRGSSNSSGAILIDDITLTETICPSAVWQIHNFTSLLATTPNGTPLTSECFYNPEGYSFGISVYPNGRDDAYSDYVGMTMHLCSGENDAVMEWPAMNRQVTIVALDQDPDVKLRMSSTRSFTTDADARWNRPTATSGATWDDSCQCHRGTDFGWSTFISHQHLRRRSFLKNDDLIITADFNDLTHLIKTEVPVIPTNGNNDITDGKPMNMVKLRQDVPKHREARSANPCHPNPCFNGGVCVEGKGKATCRCATSQTMYYTGKRCDQMNLNRGIVGALVGGAAGTVVLTLAILTVIKRAQSNTF
- the LOC113149608 gene encoding adhesion G-protein coupled receptor F3-like, whose translation is MGVKLQNALQGLKGFLYLNITGQRRNKRTADFEAAVSVKFATSRLQGIVNILETSFPAVISVNTLGMVTILSPNTTVCYECSPVLKCTFEEATDSAGWTMTHNGQNFELNNGTVVQLDKNCTTPESNSCTALTLNNVTGAWAGIYECRFTKGSVRHTARTQLNVALLPDVISIVTSPFKADCSQQQTDSVNINISITIPQTTESYEVWWSYSGKVENPLNNTSYNDSLVYTFTAPISCKKTSDAQYVDVTFENTKGQERSTRVDIPVIYVGSIFCSADVTDGDLWPKTPAGATVINRTCADHRVGYNSRTCIGPDWQPVYYNCINQQLDTLLNKANNFLQGLGATQEGAMNIFQELMNNSASASSDNIADITASINIFTIMANASNNISLQEEVLPNFINAASNLLSKTWNAVNTSTLHSMSLDYLQSLEALVRNIKFNKSQGVISTNLQLKFCSSSECNLFVFDVGVNMNKTNGTLKTVAVKNLTDRLRNIYSNMTSTSLLLSATLEDNNDPSVRIGLNFPNDQLKNTKEWNSSVEGCSVLIYKNHTLCGCSVGNSLGSLLSKKGKSKFAVTMDIITNVGLGVSVCCLLILLIIESLVWSAVVKTNLSHFRHTAMVNIAVFLLLADVSFLASTSPDILSETWCLVLTVCKHLFYLAMFCWMLCLSVMLVHQLIFVFSPLRKRVFIVFSSFVGYVCPVLIVGSSYLYAYYTNSPYYDKETCWLVFERLMVGSMHAFLLPVGTVIFTNIICILVVIVKLVKSSVLHISNTENKDTAKSILKVVVVLTPVFGVTWIIGFFELMLSPDHPMHDGVEFCFIILNSFQGVFILLTGCFTEQKVRQKLFKIIMRILPEKIKLKRKTTTNLTSVTLT